The genomic stretch TGCAATGAGCGCGCCTGTTAGAGCATAGACGATCCATTTTATATAGCTTTCTTTCATTTTTTCGATGATTTGCATTGATAAAACATGGGTGACAGCGATCACCATAATCCATGCAAAGCCAATGCCGACTGGAACCTCAGCAATTTTAAAACCAAAATCACCTGAATAAACATATTGGCCGAAGATAAGTCCATAATGGACGCCAAGACCTTCTGCCAACATACTAATTACAAAGATAAAGGAGGCAAAAGATAGCCCCCATAAAGATCCGAAAGTACGTATAAAATAGATGCTGCCTAGTATTCCACAAAGGATGAGGAAAAAGGCATTTGCCCAATTAAGAAATGGGGGAAGCAGGTCGAATCCTACTAGGATCAACCCGCAGCAGTACCAAAAATAAAAAGTCGAAAAATAATATTATCCCAATTCATGCTGCGAAGGTCCTTTCTTAGCCAGTTTGCTCATCTTTCAATTTCTGATCCTCCGCAATTAAGTCTGCAGTTAACTGTCCTGAGAGTGTGACCATCGGTACCCCACCGCCTGGATGTGTCGAACCACCTACAAAGTAGAGGTTTTCAATCAATGTACTTCTAGATGGGATTTTAAATCCTCCGTTCACTTTACGATCGGTAGCAACTCCGTATATCGATCCGCCATTAGATCCATATAAATTTTGAATATCATCCGGTATAAATTGATATTCAAATTCGATCGATTCACGAAGACCTGTCATGCCCATTCTTTCTAGCTTATCAAGGACAATTTCGCGGTATCTTCCGCGATGTTTTTCAAAGCTCTCGCCAGGCTGAAGTGGAGGGACATGGGTTAACACAAATAAATTTTCTTTTCCAGAAGGTGCTTGTGTCGGATCTGATTTTGAAGAGACGCCAATATAAACAGTTGGATCGTCAGCAGGAACACCTTCATCAAAGATCTGTTTGAATTCAAGCTCTGGATCTTTTGAGAAAAAGAAATTGTGATGTTGAAGCTGATCAAATGTTTTATTAACCCCAAGTAACAGAACAAGCCCTGATACAGTCGGTGTATATTTTTGGAGATCCTTTTTCACTTTTTCTGCTCCAGGTTCGCCTTTTAAAAGTGTCTCATGTGCAGGAATTCCTTCAAGGTTGCTGACAATTAAATCAGCTTCCATCGTTGTTCCATTTGCAAGCTTTACGCCAGCGGCTTTTTTGTTTACAGTAAGAATCTCAGCTACCTCAGTATTCACTTGAACATCGACACCTAGTTCATCGAGAAGCTTTAGCATTCCTTCTGCTATGTTGTACATCCCGCCTTCGACATAATAGATTCCTAGACCAAGTTGGACGTACACAAGCTGTGATAGAATAGCAGGAGAATGATAAGGCGAAGAACCTATATACATAATGAAGAAGTTGAAAAGCTGTTGAAGATGCTTATCATCAAGATACTTTTCTGTAGCCTGATTCATTGATTTCATCGGATCCATTGTGAGAAGATCTTTAAATGAGTGAAGCTTTTGCAAATCTTGGATGCCTGATAAACTTTTCTTGTAAAAACTTTTAAGGCTCAGGTCAAACATTTTTTTGCAATAATCTAAGTAGGAGAGGAAGTTGGAATAATCTTTCTCTGAGCGTTTATGTACCTCAGATAACATGACAGCGATGTCACTCGTAACATCAATTTGTGCACCGTCTTCAAAAAAAGTTCTCCACTGAGGTTCAATTCGTTTAATCGTCATATAATCGTTAACATTTCGATTCGCACTTTTGAACAGTTTCTCGAGCACCCAGGGCATTGTGAGGATGGAAGGTCCTGTATCAAACTTAAATCCTTGACCTGAACGCTTGTTTAACTTACCACCAGCTCGTTCGTTTTTTTCAAGTACAGTTACTTTGTGTCCATCTGCAGCGAGGCGAATAGCGGCTGAAAGTCCACCAAGGCCAGCCCCAATTACGATTGTTTTTTTGCTCATTCCTTCTCCTCCTTCATCAAATTAGCGTCATGAATCGACTTTTGTACACTGTCATTGTATAGTTTAGGTATAACCTTTGTAAAGGAATCATAACGCTGTTAAAGTGTTTAGTATGCTTTCTTGTTAATTACCTAAAAATGGATAGGTTAAACAATGTTGAAGTGAGGTGTGCATATGCACGTTATCCACTTAACCATTCTAGAATTAATCTTAGTGAATATTTTTGCATGGCTGATTATTCATGTATCTATCTCTTATATTTGCCTTCGTTTGCCAGATTCCTTTTACGAATCAAAAAAAACTGGGTTAGAGAGCAACAAAAAGGAACTGAATTTCTATGAAGGCTTACGAATACGCAAATGGAAAACCATACTTCCTGATGGGGGAGACGTGTTTAAAGGTGGCTTTCGAAAGAAAGAGTTAAAGACACTTAGCTCATCCTATCTTACGAAATTTATTGTTGAGACAAGACGTGCAGAAGTCACCCACTGGCTCCTAATCCCGCCTTCCATTTTGTTTTTTTTATGGAATCCAATGAGTATTGGATTCGCTATGGTTGGGTATGCACTAATTGTTAATCTTCCATTTATCCTGATTCAACGGTACAATCGACTCAGGTTAAAACCATTACTAAGTAAACAGTTGAAAAAAGAGCAGCGCAGGGGGAATTCCATTGGAACATTTGGGTTTGAGCAAACCGAAAAACGAAAAAACGAGCATATTGACATCTGTCTTACAGAAGAAGTTGAAGGGGCAGGATTAACAACAGGACTAGAACGCTATCGTTTTAAGCACAATCCATTACCTGAGATTGCTTATGATGAAGTGGATATCTCTACTTCTTTTCTAAATAAAAAATTAAACACGCCATTTCTTATCAGCTCAATGACCGGCGGCACTGAACGAGCGTGGGAAATAAATAAGCGTCTTGCCAAAGCTGCTGAAGCACATGGGTGGGCACTTGGAGTAGGATCGATGCGTGCAGCCATTCAAGAATCCAAATCCGTATACTCCTTTGATGTGAGAAAATATGCACCAACCATTCCGGTACTAGCTAATATTGGGGCTGTACAACTTAATTACGGTTTTACCATTGAAGAATGTAAGCGAGCCATTGATTTAATTCAAGCTGATGCGCTGTTGCTTCATTTAAATCCACTACAGGAAGTGTTTCAACCAGAAGGCGACACAGATTTCCAGGATTTAATTGTTAAGATTCGTGAAGTAGCAAAGGCGATTCCTGTTCCGCTTGGAATTAAAGAAGTTGGTATGGGAATTGATGCGAAGACAGCTCAGCGCCTGATTAGCGCTGGGGCAAGCTTTATCGATGTCGCAGGAGCGGGCGGAACGTCCTGGATTCAAGTTGAAAGCTATCGTTCTCATCAAACGATGCGCAGGCAAGCTGCGAAGGCTTTTGAGGATTGGGGGAACCCTACCGCAGATTGCATCATTGATGTGCGAAAGCAGCACCCTGATGTACCAATGATTGCAAGTGGAGGGCTAAAAAACGGTGTGGACGCAGCGAAAGCGATCGCCCTCGGTGCAGATGTTTCTGGATTTGGAAGGGCATTACTTGAAAATGCCGTAAATGACACTGAAGAAGCGCTCTCAGAACAATTGAAACGAATTGAATTTGAATTGCGAACTGCTATGTTTGGGATTGGTGCTTCGTCTATTAACAGGTTAAAATACAATAGCGCATTACGTAAGAAATAGTCAGGGCCAAGGCTCTGGCTTTTTTGTTTTTGTATAGGTCGTCTTCTAGCGTGCAAACTAGAGCAGAAGGAGGGCGAACTTATTGGATTGGTTATCTGTGTTCCCTTTTATCGTAGTGATAATGGTTGCGATGAAAACTAAGCTAGTGATTCCAGGTCTTACAGCAGGACTGTTAACGGCTTCATTTATTTATAAACCGGGCGTCATTAGTGGTTTACAGCAGTTTTATGAGTTTATCATGAGTGGTCTTAAAGATGAGAACAACGTTAAAATTGTTCTTTTTCTCTATATGTTTACCGGATTAATTGGATTAATGAAATATACAGGTGGAATTAAAGGGTTTGTTCATCTAGCATCTTCGAAAATCAATACAAAAAAAGGAGCATTGTTTCTTACTTGGATCTCGACAATTGGGACCTTTAGCGCTCCGAGCTTTCGCATTGTAACAGTAGCACCAATCATGAAAGCTCTTTTAAATAAAGTGAAAATCACGCCTCAGGAACTTGGATTTGTGATCGAGACGACTGCCACTCCAGTGATTGTATTGATGCCAATTGCGACTGCTTTTGTTGGATACATGTCGTCTGTTGTTCAACTTTCTTTAAAAGCAGAAGGCATTGAAGGTGATGGTTATCGTTATTTTCTTCAAAGTATTCCGTATAACTTTTTTTCCATCAGTATCATTCTAATCGGCTTTTATTTAAGCTTCTTTCATCACAGCAAAAAACAAGCGACTGATGCAGGGAATCAAGAGAAGGAACTAGATGATCAGTGGGAGGACTGTCATCCAGCCGTAGCAAAAGACCTTCCCAAAAAGCCGTTCAACTTATTACTGCCGCTTGGAGGAGTCATACTGTTAACTCTCTTTCTTACGTATTGGAGTGGGTATGAAAAAGGCTTTACCTCCTTACTTCAAGCATTCATCGAGGCGGATGTGCTTGATGCCATGGTCTTTGCTTTATTAACAACGGTATTACTTACATTCTTTTTTTATTTATTCCAGCGCTTCTCCTTAAAGGAACTCGTAACTTTCTTTATCGAGGGAGGAAATGAAATGATGCCAGTGATCGTATTGTTAACGGTTGTGTGGGGGCTAGCATCATCAACTGAAGCGCTTGGATTTTCGACATTTGTTACATCTAATCTTGATTGGATTCCATCGTTATTCGTTCCGCCTGTTTTGTTTCTTGTTGGTGCGTTTATTTCTTATTTCATTGGTTCGTCGTGGGGAACTTGGGGAATTTTAATGCCGCTTGGTATTTCGTTAGGCCATTCAACTGGAACGGATCTTCCTCTCGTCATTGGAGCCGTATTTGCTAGTGGGACATTTGGGGCTTTTTCTTCACCGTTAAGTGATAATACGAATACAATAGCGAGAATTTTAAAGTTAAACCCGATGACATATGCTAAATTTAAGCTAACTCCAGCTCTTATTGCAGCGGGGACGGCTGCAGTAGGATATTTTATTATTTCTTTTGTGATTTAGGTTGAGCACTTTTCTATTGACAACTGTTTTAATACCATTTATTATTGAGACTAACTTAATAATCCTTTATTTAAAGGATCTTCTTATTCAGAGAGGTGGAGGGACTGGCCCTTAGATACCTCGGCAACGGACCAATGAACATTTTGTTCATGCGGAACCGTGCCAATTCCTGCGGCGAAAGTCGGAAAATGAGAAGAGGCTCGGTATATCCAAACCCTCTTCTGTTCGGGCAGATGAGGGTTTTTTGTATGCATCCTCATCTGGAAAATTGTTTTAGTAGAGGGAGTGAACGATCTTGCATACACTAATGGATAATGAAACTAGAAAACAGCAGCTTATTAAAAGCCTTCTTCAAAAAGGAATTTATAAGAAGGGTGAAAAACAGCTTTATATGTTAACACTAAATGAACTGGAAAACATATATGCTCGACCTAAAAAAATTAATACGATAACTGGAAACGGAGTGGTTACAGTGGAGCAAGCAACATTTGCAGCAGGGTGCTTTTGGGGTGTAGAAGCACTATTTCAACAATTAAACGGCGTTATTTCGACAGCAGCAGGTTTTACTGGTGGTGAAACAATTAACCCTACGTATGAAGATGTTTATTCTGAGTTAACAGGTCATGCAGAATCTGTGCAAGTTGAATATGATCCTTCCCTCATTTCTTATGAAGAGCTCGTGGAAGTGTTTTTTGAAAATCATAACCCAACTTCTTTAAATAAACAGGGAGAAGATATCGGAACCCGCTACCGCTCAGCAATCTTCTTCCACTCGAATGAGCAGGCAGAAATTGCATTAATTGCAAAAGAAAATCTTGAGCGATCTGGGCGTTTTAAGAAGCCAGTAGTCACTCAAATTGTTCCGATCACTTCATTTTATCGTGCAGATGAATATCACCAAAGTTATCTTGCTAAGCGTGGACAGTCTTCTTGTAAAATTTCGTAACACAAAAAAGCTTTTCCTCAATAATATGAGGAAAAGCTTTTTTAGTTTGGTTGGTTTACACCGATTTGATCAAGAAAAATTTTTCCTTTTGGAGAGGCGTTAAACTCAAACGTGATGGAGTCGATCTCATCTAGCTTCACAAAGCTGTTTTCCTTTTTAAAAAGGTGTACCGGAATATTAAACGTTTGGAGGACGGGTTCGGTAGGTTCACCGTAACGTTGTTCTTCAAAAAATTTTGTTTTTGTATGCTGAATAGGGAGTGCCCCGTGCATTGGCATAATATCACTTACCAATACGCTGGATGACTCACCATTGGCTGAGGTTACAGTTACCCTAAAATCAACCGGCTGTTGATCTTCTGCTTCCGATACGTTTGCTGCAGTAAATGTTAGTGCGCTATTCGGTGTGAAATGATATGGATCTTGTAACGGTTTCGTGAGATTTAGTGAGTAAGATGCATTTTTTGAATAGGTTTGATCCCATTTCAAAAACACACCGTGAGTTCCTCTTTCCTTATCTCTACGAAATTCAAGTTCCCCTTCATACCACTGAATAAAGCTATTGGCATCTATATCAATATAAGGTGATGTTGCGGTTAGCACGTTCACATCTTCTTCAAAGTCACTGAATGTATGGTAGGACGGATCTTCGTATTGACTAATGTAAGTTGTCTTAGGTAGCCACTCGAGTGCATAGCGGTAATCCTCAAACATTGGCTGATAGCTTTCATCCTCATGGAGAGTTGCTTCAAGAAAACCGGATACGTAAGTCCTTGCAATCTGACGCTGCTCATCGCCCTCAAGTAAAGGCTGTTTATTTAATAGTAATGTAAAAGGGAAGTACGTATCATTTTCTCCCCAGGTGGTATTAAATTGTCCATGATTAGCACCATCAATATAAAGAGACGATTTCATCGCATTTTCGCTACCTGTTAATTGAATACCGTTATATTGGCGATCTCCTTCAAATTCAGATAAGTCACTATCATATGAACCACCAAGTAATAAGTAATTTACATCATCAACTTCAATTTTACGATCAGAGAGAGTTTGATAATCGGTTGGAGCCAGTGCAATTACGGTTTCAATCTTGTAGTTAAAGTCAAAACGCATGTTAGCATTGTTTGGATAGCGATCAAGTTCATTGAATTTTGTAGCAAGGATAGCTGCTTGCCCCCCGCGAGAGTGACCAATTAACGCAATGTGATCCATATCAACTTTATTGAAAAATTGGGTATCTTGTTGTGTCGATAGTGATTCAATTTCTTCAATGTGTTTTAACAATAGCCAGGCTCGACCATTAATATCTCCAGATAAACCGCCTGACCATGAGGAGTTAAAGAAGTTTTCATCAACTGATATGGTCAAAAACCCTCTACTTGCAAGGAGCTCTCCTAAATATTTGTAGCCTTCGTCTGAAAAATCTTCCATTTTATGATTTCCATGTACGATAAGAACGAGTGGGAAAGGACCATCACCTTTTGGCATAAATACACGGCCATTTAGTGGAACGTTAGCATCTTTAAACCCCCAAAACCATTCCCGTTCTTTTGACCATTCTCCAATCATGCTTGAAGCGTTAACGGACCTTGTTTGGAGGTCGACTTCATTACCGAATTCTTCGCGTTGTTTATCAGTTCCACTTCCGTAAGTAAACGTATTTACTTCAAGCGAACCATATTCCGATGGGTTTTGACTGACGGTGGAAAATGGCTCAACGGTGTTGGCGATACGCTCATCCAGGGTACCAGGGGTAAATAGCCAGTAACAAAAAATGCCTGTTACGAAAACACCTAAAAGTAGCATGATGATTGAAAGTGGTTTCTTGAAACCAGTTGTTAGCGGGTATCCAAACAGTACTCCAGTAATAACGCCAATAGCAATTAAGAGATAGGCAAGGGGGAGAATATTCTCAAGACTGCGAAATTGATCTAACGTGTAAATCGTGATTGTAAGGGAAACACCTAAACTAGCGATGAAAAGAGTAGGAAGTTTTTTAACCCTATTTATAAGCCATTCTCCCATTTTTACGGCTAACCACGTTCCAATAATAGCGATTAGAAAGAAAAGAACAACGTCTACTAATTTTCCGAGTCCAGTATGAAAATCAAAACCGATGGCGAAGATTAGAAGCATTGTGATTAATGTGGCACCATAGGAAGCGCCTTTCCAACTCGCATTAAAAAAAGACTGTACAGGCAACCTTATGCGTGTAAATCGTTTTTTTATTTTATTCTGGTTATGCGTCTCTTTCCGTGTCTTTCCATACTCTGGTTCCTGTTCCACGCGAATCCTCCATTTCATTATTCACTTCTTATATTATAGCAAACACGAAAAGGAGAGGGGAAAATCATAATTGATACAGCGCGTTCATTTAATTGTCAAATCGAGAACTGCAAAGGATTTGATTCTCACTGAGATAAGTCGTACAATAAATACAGCACTTAATGTGAATTATTTCACAAACATGCGTTTGTGATTGAGATAAAGGTGGGGATACGGTGAAGAACGAGCTTAAAGCATATGCTTCAGGTTTCAAAATTACACACTTGTTGATGATTTTAGGCGCGCTTTTAATAGGTGCTTCAATTATTGCACAGGCCTTTCTTACAGTAGAAATTGTAAACAACGTTTTTGTTAATAAAACAGCTTTTGAAGAAAACGTGCCTCTTCTTATTAGTTTGTTACTTGTGTTGATGTTGCGACCATTTTTATCTTACTTAATGGGCAGAGCAGGGGTGAAGATGGCTGCTACAGTAAAACAAAGAATCCGTAAAGCACTATTAGACAAATTTTCACGGGAAGCGCTACTAACGTCTCATCAAGGTCAGTCTGGTCAGAAGGTAAGTGTCTTGCTTGATGCAGTTGATGAGATCGATGCTTATTATAGTAAATACATTCCACAAGTGTTCAAAACAGCCGTGATCCCAATTTTTATCTTAATTGCTGTTTCTACTCAGCATCTCGAAACAGGCCTAATCATGATGGTAACAGCACCATTCATTCCAATATTTTATATAATCATTGGGATACGTACTCAAAAAAAATCTGAAGAGAAGCTTGAACAAATGACTGTTTTCTCTGGACGCTTTTTAGATACGATCCAGGGATTGACTACGTTAAATTTGTTTCGGCAGTCAAAAAAATACCGAAACATTATTAAAGAAAGTAGCTTAAACTACCGTGACGCTACTATTGAAGTATTAAAAGTTGCTTTCGTTTCCTCTTTAATGCTTGAGTTAATTTCTATGCTAAGCATCGGCATTATTGCACTTGAAATCGGTCTTCGTCTCATTGTGTTTAACAGCATGACTTTTGCAACGGCATTCTTTCTTCTTATTCTTGCTCCAGAATTCTACCTTTCATTAAAAGAACTAGGCAGTGCATTTCATACTGGGAGAGGGAGTATGAGCGCAATGAAAAAGGTAAGTGAAGAACTAGGTCGTGAGAGCGAGGAAGTGACATGGGGAGATCGGTTTATTGAGAATAGAAAAACTCCATCAAAGATTGCTTTAAAAGACGTTTCTTATCAGTATAAAGACAGTGGTTTCTCTTTATCATCTCTAAATATAACTATTGAACCTTATCGTCAGGTAGCGATAATCGGGCGAAGTGGGTCTGGTAAGTCAACGTTTTTGCATATGATTGCAGGGTTGTTACCACCACAACAAGGTGAGATTACGATCGATGATCATCCCATGACAAGTTTAGATGAAGATAGTTGGTTTTCACAGGTTAGCTATATCTCTCAGCATCCGTATATATTTACAGGAACGATAGCTGAGAACATACGTATCGGATCAAAGAATGCCAGCCAATCTGAAATTGAAGATGCAGCGGTGAAAGCAGGTATATCAGCATTTGTTGCTACACTAGAACAAGGTTATGAAACGATCATTGGTGAATCAGGTCGAGGTTTATCTGGAGGAGAAAAACAGCGTCTGGCACTGGCACGTGCTTTTTTAAAGAAGCCAAATGTCATTTTGTTTGATGAGCCAACAACCGGACTTGATTTATATACAGAGAAAGTACTTCAATCAGCGATAAATTCATTATCTCAAAATGCTACAATGATTACAGTAGCGCATCGACTTCATACCATTCGAAAAGCCGATCATATCATTGTGCTCGATCAAGGAAAGGTGATGGCTGAAGGCACGGACAAAGCACTTTATGAGACAAGTGAATTATACCGTGAGATGGTAAATGTTCAAACAGAGGAGGTAACCTTATGAAAGAATTAGCATTTGTTTGGCGTGAAATGCTGACTGAAAAAAAAGATATCCTTCTTTCCATCTTATTTGGCTTTATTGCTGGTATAACAGCTGTTGCCCTTTTTGCTGCAAGTGGTTACTTAATTTCTAAGGCAGCATTGTCGCTACCTGTTTTCGCATTAGCCATCTTAACAGCTGTCGTGAAATTTTTCGGACTTGCTCGTGCAGTAGGCCGTTACTTTGAAAGAATTTATTCTCATCGCGCCACATTTTCAATCTTAAGCAACATGCGCGTATCATTTTATAAAAAGCTTGAACCAGTTGCAGCTAGCATAACTCAGAAACACCGAAGTGGGGAATTGCTAGGGCGGATCGTAGGAGATATTGATCGGCTTCAGCATTTTTATTTGCGTGTCTTGTACCCACCGATCGTATTTATTCTTATTTTTCTTGTTACCATTTGGTTTACACTATTCTTTTCAATTAAAATTGCCAGTTTAATGCTGTTAGGTGTTTTTCTTACTGGGATAATAATTCCTGGTTATTTCGCGTGGCGTATTCGAAAAAAAGATCAGGCCGTTCGTGCATTAAGAGGAGAATTTGCAGCTGATTCGGCTGAGTTTTTCAATGGCTATCGTGATTTGAAAATCATGAGAGAAACCGTGAAGAGGAAAGAAGAGTTGGAAGCAAAATCAAGCGCTACTTTGAAGGCAGAAAGTAAAGAAAGTAAGGCAGAAGTTTTTCATCAGGCGGTTAACTCATTTATCTCTTTATTTGTCACATGGTGTGTCATCGTGGTGGGCGCTTATCTTGTGACAACTGGAGAATTGGATGGAGTATTTCTCGCCATGCTTGTCCTTATCTCCTTAACATCGTTTGAGAATGCGGTGCCGATGGCGATCGTGCCAGCTTATTTACAAGATAGCATCGTAGCATCCAAAAGACTTTCAGACGTACAAGCTGTCACTTCGAATAACATAAAGCAAACAGTAAAGCTTCCAGAAGATAAACCATTATCGCTATTAGCGAAAAATGTAACTTTCTCATATCCAGGTGAAGAAAGAAAAGCACTGAAACATGTATCCGTTCATATACCAGTAGGGGGGAAAACGGCGGTCGTTGGGCCTAGTGGTTCCGGTAAGTCAACGCTTTTACAGCTTTTCCTTAAGTTCTATGAGAGCGGGGGACTAGAAGTGAATGGTGATTCGACTCAAACGCTATCACAGGAGCAAATTTGGTCAGAAACAAATGTTGTCCTTCAACAAAACCATTTTTTCTCAGGCTCTATTCGTGACAACTTGAAACTCGCCGGAGAGACATTAACCGACGAACAGTTAACGAATATCCTTGTTATTGTTCAACTCCATCATCTTTCTCTTGATTACGAAGTCCATGAAAAGGGTGCCAACCTATCCGGTGGGGAACAGCAGCGTCTTGCCATTGCAAGGGCTCTCCTAAAAGGAAAGCGTGTCTGGTTATTAGACGAGCCAACTTCCTCGGTAGATCTTTTGACAGAAAGATTGATCCTTAACCATTTATTTGATCGAGCCAAAGAAGATACGCTTCTTTTGGTCAGTCATCGACTGAACAATCTTGAAAAGATGGATCAAATTATCGTGATGGATTCAGGTGAAATTGTTGAAAGTGGTACGTACAAAGAATTGATGAAGCGTAAGGGATATTTTTTTCAAATGAGAGAAATTGAAAGAAGCGTACTCTTGTAGAAATAGCTTCCAATTTACTGCTGTTATTCAGCAGAGATTGGAAGTTTTTTTATGTAATTCTTGCGAAAAAGAGGGTAACTATTCTTTTTATGGAATTTTATAGAAGAATGATAAAAGGAGGGATTTTTAGTGTTAAATAATGTTTGTGTCATAACTATTAAAGTATCAAGCATGAAAGAAGCATTAGCGTTTTACACGGAAATATTGGATTTCAGAGTATCAAAAGAGTACGGTCCGAAAATTGTGAGTCTCCAACATGAAGTTATCCCTATTGTTCTTGAAGAAGCGCCACTTCATTCTGAAAACAACAATGTTCTGCTCGCCATTCAATCAAACGATATTTATCGAGATTTTCATCAGTTTAAGGAAAAAGGTGTACCGCTTCTTTTTGAAGAACCAAAACCATGTCCACCTGGCCTTTACTTTGTCATAAAAGATCCTTCTGGTAATCAAATTGAAATTCTCCAGTTTACGAATTAATTGGAATTAAAAAGTGTTTAAATCATTTATATGGCGCTCCTCTTTTCAATTTCTTTTAACTTCACTGGGAATTCTCTTAATCGGATCTCTTCCTTATCTCTTTTTTAACATGAAACAACAGCTTGAAATTCTTGCGATGATTGATGAAGGTACTTTATCAAATACGTTGTTTTTATATGATTCGATCGTCTTTAATGTTGAAGCTTATTTTAATCAAATCGTTCAAACCGTAACGTGGGTATTTAACAGCCAGACGATGCAATATTATGCAAGGGGCGGAAGTTTGCCGCTATTTCCTGACTTATGGAAAGCTTATTCGCTCTCTATGTCTTATTTGCTCGCTTCATTAATGATCTCACTGCTGATAGGGATTATTTTGACGATTATGACGATGGTATTTCCAAAAAGAATAAGAGGATATCTAAAAGGCTTTTTCTTTATTATCGAATCGTTACCTGATATTTTCGTTATTCTTCTTGCTCAGATAGGAGTGATCTGGATTTATAAACAGACAGACCTTCTGCTTTTCAATCTAACGAGTGGTTTTGACGAAAAAGCAATCGTTTTACCAATTTTTATTCTTTCCTTGCTTCCTTCCGTTTACATTTTTAAGTATTTGTTGCTCTCTTTTGAAGAAGAAGAAGGTCAGCTTTATGTAGAACTTGCGAGAGGAAAGGGATTAGATCGGTATACCATTTTACTTGTTCATATGTTTCGTAATGCTATGATCTCGCTATATAACCATTTTAAAGGAGTCTTTCTATTTGCCCTTGCAAACTTGCTTATGCTTGAAATTATTTTTGACATGAACGGTCTAATGATGTTCATTTATAAAAATGGTGTCGTAAATACAGAAATGGTGACGCTTGCCCTTTATATGATCTTTCTACCAACCTTTATTCTCTTTACTACTTTCGAGTGGCAGATTGAACGATGGAAGGCTAGACAGGAGGGAGCACAATGAATAAAGCGTTACTTGTGCGTAATGGTCCATTTATAATCGGCGTTTTCTTTCTCTTATGTCTATTAGTAAGTAGCTACGTGTATAGCTTTTACGATTCGTATAATCAACCAGAGAAAATGCTTTACGATAAAAGTGGAAATATCGCCGCTTTAGCCCCTTTTTCTCCTTCACTACGCTTCCCACTTGGAAGTGATCTCGACGGTTATTCGTTTGTGTTCAAACTGATAGAAGGTGCTAAATATACAATTGGTCTATCCTTAATCATTGCTTTTTGTAGAATGATCTTTTCTTTTGGGTTTGGCTACCTGCTTTATCGAATGCCACTTTCTTTAAGAACGTTATTTAGTGGGCTTTCCAATGCGCTCCACTATGCTCCGGTTACGATTTTTACATATATCCTCATCGCACCTGTCGTTTTAACGTTTAGCTGGAGCTATGATGTCACTACGAAGATCATTTT from Bacillus sp. Cs-700 encodes the following:
- the fni gene encoding type 2 isopentenyl-diphosphate Delta-isomerase translates to MHVIHLTILELILVNIFAWLIIHVSISYICLRLPDSFYESKKTGLESNKKELNFYEGLRIRKWKTILPDGGDVFKGGFRKKELKTLSSSYLTKFIVETRRAEVTHWLLIPPSILFFLWNPMSIGFAMVGYALIVNLPFILIQRYNRLRLKPLLSKQLKKEQRRGNSIGTFGFEQTEKRKNEHIDICLTEEVEGAGLTTGLERYRFKHNPLPEIAYDEVDISTSFLNKKLNTPFLISSMTGGTERAWEINKRLAKAAEAHGWALGVGSMRAAIQESKSVYSFDVRKYAPTIPVLANIGAVQLNYGFTIEECKRAIDLIQADALLLHLNPLQEVFQPEGDTDFQDLIVKIREVAKAIPVPLGIKEVGMGIDAKTAQRLISAGASFIDVAGAGGTSWIQVESYRSHQTMRRQAAKAFEDWGNPTADCIIDVRKQHPDVPMIASGGLKNGVDAAKAIALGADVSGFGRALLENAVNDTEEALSEQLKRIEFELRTAMFGIGASSINRLKYNSALRKK
- a CDS encoding Na+/H+ antiporter NhaC family protein; translation: MDWLSVFPFIVVIMVAMKTKLVIPGLTAGLLTASFIYKPGVISGLQQFYEFIMSGLKDENNVKIVLFLYMFTGLIGLMKYTGGIKGFVHLASSKINTKKGALFLTWISTIGTFSAPSFRIVTVAPIMKALLNKVKITPQELGFVIETTATPVIVLMPIATAFVGYMSSVVQLSLKAEGIEGDGYRYFLQSIPYNFFSISIILIGFYLSFFHHSKKQATDAGNQEKELDDQWEDCHPAVAKDLPKKPFNLLLPLGGVILLTLFLTYWSGYEKGFTSLLQAFIEADVLDAMVFALLTTVLLTFFFYLFQRFSLKELVTFFIEGGNEMMPVIVLLTVVWGLASSTEALGFSTFVTSNLDWIPSLFVPPVLFLVGAFISYFIGSSWGTWGILMPLGISLGHSTGTDLPLVIGAVFASGTFGAFSSPLSDNTNTIARILKLNPMTYAKFKLTPALIAAGTAAVGYFIISFVI
- a CDS encoding carotenoid biosynthesis protein is translated as MILVGFDLLPPFLNWANAFFLILCGILGSIYFIRTFGSLWGLSFASFIFVISMLAEGLGVHYGLIFGQYVYSGDFGFKIAEVPVGIGFAWIMVIAVTHVLSMQIIEKMKESYIKWIVYALTGALIAVLIDLIIDPVAYLVKGYWGWEGNGVYYNVPFQNFTGWFWVSLFFHLLLYPLYVRNKVPDQASFYVWKHRMAMLFGMVMGMFIFLALLDGLWLACLLTSIPTLLLLLTYKKKINQQNATVEEVIV
- the crtI gene encoding phytoene desaturase family protein, whose protein sequence is MSKKTIVIGAGLGGLSAAIRLAADGHKVTVLEKNERAGGKLNKRSGQGFKFDTGPSILTMPWVLEKLFKSANRNVNDYMTIKRIEPQWRTFFEDGAQIDVTSDIAVMLSEVHKRSEKDYSNFLSYLDYCKKMFDLSLKSFYKKSLSGIQDLQKLHSFKDLLTMDPMKSMNQATEKYLDDKHLQQLFNFFIMYIGSSPYHSPAILSQLVYVQLGLGIYYVEGGMYNIAEGMLKLLDELGVDVQVNTEVAEILTVNKKAAGVKLANGTTMEADLIVSNLEGIPAHETLLKGEPGAEKVKKDLQKYTPTVSGLVLLLGVNKTFDQLQHHNFFFSKDPELEFKQIFDEGVPADDPTVYIGVSSKSDPTQAPSGKENLFVLTHVPPLQPGESFEKHRGRYREIVLDKLERMGMTGLRESIEFEYQFIPDDIQNLYGSNGGSIYGVATDRKVNGGFKIPSRSTLIENLYFVGGSTHPGGGVPMVTLSGQLTADLIAEDQKLKDEQTG